The Elusimicrobiota bacterium genomic sequence AAGGGTTTTGGAATCAATAACTAGGGCTCTTGCAAGCGCAACACGTTGTTTCTCGCCGCCGCTTAAACTGCGTATATTTTTTCTATCAAGCAAATGCCCAATCTTAAGCATTTTTGCAATTGATGAAATTTTATCGCTGATCTCGCGTGGAGGTAACCCCTTTATTTTCAGGCCGAAACCTATGTTATCCTTTACATCCAAATGAGGAAACAAAGCGAGGTCTTGAGGAAGATAAGAAAAACTGCGCTCTTCAGGAGGGATTTTTGTAATATCCTTACCGTTGGAAAAAATCCGGCCTTTAAACAGGGGCTTGATACCCAGCAATGTCTCAAGAAACAATGTTTTTCCTGCGCCTGTCGGCCCGATAAGGACAAAACACTCACTATTTCCGATAGAAAGATTGATTTCTTTTAAAGTGAAATTACCATACTTGGCAACAAGATTGTATACTTCTATCATGAACGTTTTTCTAATAATAAGCAGATAGTTACAAGCGCGGCAATAGTCATCAATGTTAATATAACGCTTAAAACGACAGCCCTGTCAAGGCTGACAGTTGCCAGGTTCAGGTAAATACTGATAGGCATAGTTTCAGTTTTACCTCTTACAGCCCCGGCAATAGTTGAAGTTGAACCGAAATCGCCTACGGCACGCGCCCAGGCAAGTATAAATGCCGCTATTATACCGTTTCTCGCCAGGGGTAAAGATACATGCCAGAAAACTTTCCACGGCGTACACCCTAAAAATCGCGCCACCTGTTCTAACCGGATATCAATACCGGCGAAAGTTGTTTTTATAACCAACACAGCCAGAGCATACGCCAAAAAGAATTGCGCCAAAATCATGCCGGGCAATTCAAAAACAAAACGCATGACGTTATTTTCAATCCATTGGCCTGCCCTGTGCGAAACATCAATAAAAGAGCAACCCCAAGAGACATAGGCGCCATGATCACCGGCACTATCAACAAAGCATCTATTAACCACGAGCCCCTGAAATTCCATCTGGCTAATGCATATCCGGTAGGTATTGCAAATAATAATGCGATTACGGTAGCAATAGTAGTTGTGTACGCGCTGAGAGCAATAGCATTCTGGACATTTTTGTCTGACAAAGCTTCTATTAGAGCTCCTTTGCTTGTATAATATCCGTCCTTATCAACAGCCTGTTCCGTCGCCTTGATGTATTCTGCTTGAACAAAGCCGCTTGTTACACCCGAACCGAAATCATATCTTGTTTCTGCGCCAAACTTCCTTCTCAATGTTGATTTTCTGCCATTTTCAGAATAATATCCGGAACCGCATCCGGAAATACATCATACTGTAGCTGTACATAACCGTCAACTTTTGTCCTGGGCAACTGAGCCTGCTGCGCTGACACTATCATTGGCATAATTAAAAAAAGGCAACCAATAAAAAATTTAAAAATGTTTTTCATACTCCTCCTTTATCATTGTGTTGAATTGGCTGATAAATCGATACCTATATAACGCAAAAATTCGAAAAACCTTACAATAAAAAAAGACAGCTTTTTAAAAAGCTGTCTTTTTGAATTTTTAACAAATTTTACAAGGGTTTTTAAAAATCGTGTTTTTTCGGGCCTTCGTGCATTTTATGCTGTGAATCTTTTCCCTTAAACATTTTTTCAAACTTGTTCTTTTGCTCGTCACTTAAAATGCTTTTTATTTCCGTATTCATTTTATTTTTTAATGCTTCAAATTTTGGCCTGATAGTCTTGGCCAAAGCGTCCATCTCTTCCTTATGCTGTTTAAAAATAGGAGTCAGCTTATTCTTTTGTTCTTCGGTTAAAGCCAGGCGCCTGCTCAAACCGTTCATCATACGGTTTGCCATCCGGTCTTCCTGTTTTTGATTCATTTTCATAGGAAAAGGAAACATTCTACGAAACATAAATATTCTGTCCATAAACATACCGCAGACCAGCCCGACAAGAAAGATAGCTGCCGCAAAAATAAGCCCTACTCTTTT encodes the following:
- a CDS encoding ABC transporter permease subunit, producing MRFVFELPGMILAQFFLAYALAVLVIKTTFAGIDIRLEQVARFLGCTPWKVFWHVSLPLARNGIIAAFILAWARAVGDFGSTSTIAGAVRGKTETMPISIYLNLATVSLDRAVVLSVILTLMTIAALVTICLLLEKRS
- a CDS encoding ATP-binding cassette domain-containing protein; translated protein: MIEVYNLVAKYGNFTLKEINLSIGNSECFVLIGPTGAGKTLFLETLLGIKPLFKGRIFSNGKDITKIPPEERSFSYLPQDLALFPHLDVKDNIGFGLKIKGLPPREISDKISSIAKMLKIGHLLDRKNIRSLSGGEKQRVALARALVIDSKTLFLDEPFGALDTAARYELLTEFKALQERLGITVILVTHDLNEATFLADRMAVIMNGEIKQYGIPEEVYAQPESDEVAKFLMVGKLFPNKTDLNPLLWKKPRKIKMD